CTGAATTAAGCAAGTTAGGACCCAACGCATATGAGATTTCTGTCAGTGGCGAACATCTTAAATGGAAACCGGGTCAACATTGTTTTCTTAGATTCGTTGGTACAAGGATGCTTGATAACCATCCATTTTCAGTGTGTTCGATCTTGAACGAAGACAGTAGATTGAAATTTATAGTTATTCCAAAGAAAGGGTTGACGAAACAGTTGTATTCTGAATTGGATGAGTATGCAATAACCAACAAGAAAGTATTCTTAGATGGACCATATGGAGGTACTGCAAGAGACCCAACATCGTTTGATAATGTTGTGTTAATGGCAACCGGAAGTGGTATAACAGCCACATTACCATTCTTATCCACGATTGCCAACGAAATTCAACAAGCAAAGAAAGATAATAAACCATTCATTTGCAGAAATATCAACTTTGTTTGGGTCATTCGTCATATCAACGACTTAAGCTGGATTGATACAGAATTAAACAGATGTCTTGAGATTGCTGGGGATTACATAAATACCGATATTTACGTATGCCACGGTAAAAGTGAACAACAACAGAGTTCAGAAGATACGAAAACAAATAAGAGTGCGCTGGATATTGAGAAAACTATCGAGGCGCCAAGTATATCCAATGATGCTATCAATTTGCATTATTTCAGGCCATTCATACCTGACATTTTATTCAAACTCTCTCGCACACTTGGAAGACGGAACATGGTAGTATGCTCTGGAGCTGACTCGATGAAACAGGAGACTTCCCGTACCATAGCCAACTTACAACCTATGATTTTCAACAACGATATCAATAACTTAcgtattgaagaaatttatcTTCACACTGAATCTTTTGGTTGGTAGTCACATAGCTTCTAGGCTTTCATGGCTGATTTATGAAAGTGTCCACTTCTATAGTTCAACTCAACAAAACGGTCTAACTGACTTTAGGGTTGCATCAAAAAACCCGAGGTTGCTTAAACCTTGTAAAAAAATGTGGTAATCGTACAGCAAATAGAAGTAAATCCAAAGTCCTAATATAGAATTCAGAATTCACTACCCCAATTGTAAGATACActttttcttgaatcaatgataaagccgaaaataattcttgttaCCGACTCGTATTCTCTTTATTGACGCTGATCACACCAATAAGGCTTTTGCTAGCCTATTCTTTTAACAGCTATTCGATAAGGCACTAAAATGTTCACCTTGAGCACCGCGTGATATTTTTTGAGGAGCACAATACGCCCTCGACTTTTCATGCCATAACTGGAAAAAAAATCCCCTCTACCTCTTTTAACCGAATGTATAGGCCAATCATTAATTCCGATTGCTGGAAATTAGGAAAAACAGCTGCGGCTGAATAAAAAATCATTGCACGCACCCCACAGACACTTACGACACGCATATATTGACGGACTTTATTTTCACGAGTGTTTTTCATTTCACTAGCAGGCTCATGAACTAGCAAATTATGTAACAAGTCAAAGGAAAATGACCCTTCTTGAATAGGTGCCTTTTTGAAATActtaattttaattgtCCTGAGTGAGTTGAGTGGTGgagaaatttcaaaaagttattGCGAAACGGAAAAAATTCTCGAAAAATATTCTCAAATGGATTAACCCATCAAAATCCGGCACCCCGCAAAAAAGTCATCgtaaaaaaatattcttgcGGAGGAACAATCTCGCTATACTGAAATTAATCGCGACATGTATAGGAATAACTCgaaaaaataatttgagaacatggagaaatatttttctggAACAATGGAAATGTATTGTTTCGGAGCCATACGTGGGAATGACCAGAAAATAATCCTGAATTTTTTCCGAAAgaagatgcaaaatatgGAACAACAAGTCCACTGCAACAGCAATACAATACACATGAGCACATTTTCTTGTATACCATAGATTAACAAGGCACGATATGGGATATCATCGTAAATCGAGTTAGACAAAAGTATAAATAGGGCATCAATTTTCCACTTGTTGAATGTTGTAGGATATTCTATATCTTGAGCTAGCAAAAAAAACAAACATGGGTTTAGAAGATAATGCGCTTATTAGAAAGTATGTCAATGTCGGGGAAAAAAGGGCTGGGTCAGCATCTATGGGGATTTTCGTAGGTGCCTTCGCAGCTTTCGGGGGTGTTTTGTTCGGGTATGATACTGGAACCATTTCAGGTATCATGGCCATGAACTATGTCAAAGGAGAATTTCCTGCCAATAAGGAGAGTTTTACGTCAAAAGAAAGTTCGTTGATTGTTTCCATCTTATCAGCAGGTACTTTCTTCGGTGCGTTGTTAGCACCGTTTATGTCTGATACTTTAGGTAGAAGATGGtcattaattatttcaacattCATTGTTTTCAACTTGGGAGTGATTTTACAAACTGTTTCAACTGGTATTCCATTACTATGTGCTGGAAGAGCTATTGCTGGTTTTGGTGTTGGTCTTATATCTGCTGTCATTCCATTATATCAATCAGAAGCCACTCCAAAATGGATTAGAGGGGCTGTTGTATCTTGTTATCAATGGGCCATTACTATTGGCTTATTGTTAGCGGCTTGTGTTAACCAAGGTACTCATAATAGAAATGACTCGGGTTCATACAGAATTCCAATTGCTGTTCAACTTTTATGGTCGTTAATTTTGGGTACTGGTATGATCTTCTTGCCTGACACGCCACGTTTCTGGATCCACAAAGGTAATGAATCTGAAGCTAAGAAATCGTTGAAGATTTTAAGAAAATTACCACTTGACCACCCAGActtaattgaagaatacgAAGACATCAAAGCTGCTTACGATTTCGAGTGTTCTTTCGGAAAATCGTCTTGGATGGATCTTTTTACCACAAGGAATAGGCAATTGAAGAGATTATTTACCGGTGTTGCTCTTCAAGcatttcaacaattaaCTGGTGTTAACTTTATCTTCTATTTTGGTACCTCTTTCTTCAAGAGTGCTGGTATTGAAAACGaatttcttatttcttTAGCCACCAGTATTGTTAACGTAGGTATGACTGTTCCAGGTATCtttttaattgaattaGTGGGTCGTCGTTCTATGTTGTTGTGGGGTGCTGTTGGTATGTCGGTTTCTCAATTTATCGTTGCTATTGTTGGTATTGCCACTGATAGTGCCGACGCTAACAAAGTCTTGATCGCATTCActtgtttcttcattgCATTCTTTGCTTCTACCTGGGGTCCAATTGCTTGGGTTGTTGTTGGTGAGATTTTCCCATTAAGAACTAGAGCTAAGTCCGTTGCATTATCTGCCGCTTCCAACTGGCTTTGGAACTGGGCTATCGCATACGCTACTCCATACTTGGTAGAAGATGGTAAGGGTAATGCTAACTTAGGAACAAACgttttcttcatctggGGTGGATGTAACTTTCTTTGTATTTTGTTCACTTACGTCTTCATTTACGAAACCAAGGGTTACTCTTTGgaacaaattgatgaattatatgaaaaagTTCCACATGCTTGGAAATCTCGTGGCTTCATTCCTTCTGCCCATGCTTTCAGAGAAGATGCTCCAGAGTCAATCAGCTCTATGGGAAAGGATATGGAAAAAGTTACTGAAATTGAAACCACTTCAGTCTAATTAATCGCGATAAAGACATTCAATTCTCTGTATGCTAATTCTCAACATATAGTATTAATTCTCTATAGGtatgaatatttatacaatttataatttacaacaactttgatattttcaagctTATAGAATAGCCTATTGAAATTACTGAGAAATAGTCTATTGAATCTATAAAGTACGTTTTCTGGCATCTAAAATTTGTGCAACAGTATCGGCAACAACCTTTTctaaagaattaaaatcaaaatttaaaatttgtCTGGTTGCATCATTGCTCATCTTCGCTAAAGTCAGAATATCCTGAGATCCCGTTCCAGGATTTCCAATTGGAATTTTACCCTTCAATTCTGGGAAATTTTTGTTCACGATGTCTAACATCATTTGGGTACTAAAATGGCCATTAGTTAAATAAAGTCTCTTGTTAATGGTATCCTCACTTTCAAAAGCCATCACATGGGCTTTAGCAACATCTCTTACATCAATGAACCCCCCTTTATcgttatcaaataaatcagaaGGACCCAACTTGATTAATGTATTAATTAACTCGTTGGAAGTATTTAACTTGCCCTTAACTTCACTTGCAAACGCTTGTGGTCCAAAAACATAGACTGGATTGACAGCAGTCAACTTGAAATTGGAGTTGTTTTCTTTAACGAAGTCCCACGCCGCTTTTTCAGCAAAAGTCTTTGCTCCATAATAGGCCGCGATCGGATCTTTAATGGCATCCTCATAAGAAATGCTGTTCCAATTACTTTCGTTGAATGAAAGGTCGGAATTTTGCTCATCATCTGCGGAGTAGATTGCAGCATCTGAAGATGTGATGACAACCCTTTCAATCTGTGCTCCGTATTGCTTTACGGCCTTTAATATGTTCTTGGTACCGTTGATAGCCGGAAGAACCAAATCATTTTCTGGATCAGTAGTGTCGTAAAAAAACGGAGAAGCGGTATGCAATAAAACATTAATCTCAGAATGCTTTTCCAAAACCTTATCAAATGCACCTTCAACACTAATATCTGGAACGATTTCATAtgtgaatttttcactagCTAAgcactttttcaaattctcaCCTTTCTCAGCGGTTCTTACCGTTCCAATAACATTATAACCCTTCTCGATTAATAACTTGACGATATTCTGGGCGATAAATCCAGAAGCTCCTGAAACAAATACGGTTCTTGTCATGATGTAGCTTAGTTGAGGTATAGGAAGATCATTTTGAAcgaaaaatcaaaa
The nucleotide sequence above comes from Debaryomyces hansenii CBS767 chromosome A complete sequence. Encoded proteins:
- a CDS encoding DEHA2D01474p (some similarities with uniprot|P10870 Saccharomyces cerevisiae YDL194W SNF3 glucose sensor) gives rise to the protein MGLEDNALIRKYVNVGEKRAGSASMGIFVGAFAAFGGVLFGYDTGTISGIMAMNYVKGEFPANKESFTSKESSLIVSILSAGTFFGALLAPFMSDTLGRRWSLIISTFIVFNLGVILQTVSTGIPLLCAGRAIAGFGVGLISAVIPLYQSEATPKWIRGAVVSCYQWAITIGLLLAACVNQGTHNRNDSGSYRIPIAVQLLWSLILGTGMIFLPDTPRFWIHKGNESEAKKSLKILRKLPLDHPDLIEEYEDIKAAYDFECSFGKSSWMDLFTTRNRQLKRLFTGVALQAFQQLTGVNFIFYFGTSFFKSAGIENEFLISLATSIVNVGMTVPGIFLIELVGRRSMLLWGAVGMSVSQFIVAIVGIATDSADANKVLIAFTCFFIAFFASTWGPIAWVVVGEIFPLRTRAKSVALSAASNWLWNWAIAYATPYLVEDGKGNANLGTNVFFIWGGCNFLCILFTYVFIYETKGYSLEQIDELYEKVPHAWKSRGFIPSAHAFREDAPESISSMGKDMEKVTEIETTSV
- a CDS encoding DEHA2D01496p (similar to uniprot|Q12068 Saccharomyces cerevisiae YOL151w GRE2 NADPH-dependent methylglyoxal reductase), giving the protein MTRTVFVSGASGFIAQNIVKLLIEKGYNVIGTVRTAEKGENLKKCLASEKFTYEIVPDISVEGAFDKVLEKHSEINVLLHTASPFFYDTTDPENDLVLPAINGTKNILKAVKQYGAQIERVVITSSDAAIYSADDEQNSDLSFNESNWNSISYEDAIKDPIAAYYGAKTFAEKAAWDFVKENNSNFKLTAVNPVYVFGPQAFASEVKGKLNTSNELINTLIKLGPSDLFDNDKGGFIDVRDVAKAHVMAFESEDTINKRLYLTNGHFSTQMMLDIVNKNFPELKGKIPIGNPGTGSQDISTLAKMSNDATRQILNFDFNSLEKVVADTVAQILDARKRTL